Within Hypomesus transpacificus isolate Combined female chromosome 10, fHypTra1, whole genome shotgun sequence, the genomic segment ATCTAATTGCacatatttgtattttgtcCAACAGGACTGCTGTTTCCAATGACAACTGGACGGTTGGAGACTGATTATTTTTACAGTGGTAAAAGCGCTATTGTCTTGACAACATAGACaactgcgtgtatgtgtgtgtgcttgtgcatgcGTGTTAAGTGATACGTGAtaacacacacgtgtgtatcATGAATGTTACGTAGTATTCAGTAACATTTTGCTCACGTGATTTTTGGAAGCACATTTCAGTTTTGAGAAACGAATGACGTACACGGCAGTAGCTCATCTTCCTGTCCAGCCAAGAAGGGGGGAGCAGctggtgggatattttggttccCCTTTTTTCTGCTTGTGCCTTCCATGTGACCAAAGGGTTACTTGCTCACTATACTGATTTCTCTCTCAACCATGTGATTATCTTTAGAAAGCACAGACCCTGTTACATTTGTTTCTCCCAAAACTATTTAAATGAAATTCAACTCGATTCGATTTTCTTCCACTAATTCTGAATTCTGTAAACCTATTAGAGTTATTTGAATGGACTCAATctaaaaaagaagagagagaagtttTAAAACATTATGAGTGAAACCCGAAAGGCTGTCGTTGATCTGAATCATTCATTTACACTGTTTTATAGGCTATTCAAAAATATATGTATCGGCATTGTCCAGGGTGGGAGCTTCCCCAAGAAACGGTTAAAATATTTACCATGATTAAATTTGCGATatatatcagtgtgtgtgtgtgtgtgtctgtgcgtgtttgtgtgggggtgtgcgtgcgtgcgtgcttgCGTGCGTACCGCTCCCTTTCCTTGTGATCGTCTACGTCAGACGCGCAGGGGGAGTACCGATGAGTACACCGTTCTCTCTTACAAcattggagaggaagagaaggagctgGCTGTGTCACGGATCAGCAAATCCTTGAGGGTTTGATAAAGAGAGAATACCACTGTCACAGCGGGCTGAGTACACACTCGAATCTCGAATTACGGAATCTGTGGATGTAACCGAATATGGTGGTCATCACACACTCATGGTAAGTGGCCGATCAGCGGGTATTTGGTTACAATAACCATTTATACAGCGGAGGGTTTTCAGTACTACTGTATCCTCCCTTCAATATAACTTTTTGTCCCACTGCATAGAAATAGTTTTCAAAAGTTGTATGCCAAGAGTGAAAACCAATGGTAGTATTTTATCAAAAAGCCTCATTGTTTACGAGTTTGGGATCGACTTTATTGTTGAAATCTTTTTGTCGTGGTAAAAACCCAGACCTATACGAAACAGCTTACCATGAGTGGATTGATTAATAGCTTGGAACTGCGACCCCAACCCAGACGGAGAACAATGCTGTCATTGTAGCTTACATGTATCACCCGGGGTGAAGAGGTCAGTTGCGGAAGTTAAGGTTGCCAAAATGACGGGGTGACAAAGACCCATAGTTGGGTCAGTGATAACTACTTACCATATAGGCCTGCTTGTTTGtaatatataggctattttgaaAACCACTTGTTTCTGATTCCAAGTGTATACCTTTCATTATTGGGACCAAAAAATAGattaattattaattaattGATCGCACAAATGTACATGCCTGTACAAGACTTTATGCCAGGCAAACATATCTGCCACTGAGGCTTTAAACGGAAAAACAGATGCTATTTGACTTACTTTTAGATCTTCCATTTATTTTtcatcacaaacaaacatgtgcaACAGATAGTTCTTGGTGGTTTCTCCTTACATCTATCATCATATAGCCTAATCATCTATGAGGTGTGGTCAACAGTTTAGTGTTAATGTCTATACACCCACATTCTTATATTTttaggaggaaggaggaagattATGAGACTGTGTGTACAGTCACTATGTGTAACATACCAGGGTTGCCATGAGTCACTAGCTTGTCTAGAGGACAGTCTGTTCTTGGCACTGCAGGtttacagaggaagaggagacctCGACCAGGTGAACTGAACTGCAGTGCACACTGTTCTTTTTAGCCACTCCCTGTGTCCTCTTGTCACCCCTCTGCTAtaatacccccccccacacacacacacacacacactctcactcacatatacacaccatGCACTGTTCATTTGAACAGTCACAAATTCCCTATTCTCTATTTATCAGGCAACATATGAGGTCATTGTCTTTCAATTTATTTTGGATAGTGTAGAGCTCTCCATCAAACCTTTATAGAAGATTATTTGACCAAGATTGTCAGATATAATTTTGCTCATATATACAGTCTTAAAATAGCAGATGAGCAGCAACAAGACAAGACACAAAGGCTTCTGTGATCGTACTTTAGCCTTGTGTGGATGGACATTCCTGAGAAGAACCCCTATCTATTGGGCTTGTTCTGGGGGCCAGAGATCAGTCAGCAGAGAGATGTATCTTTCTAAAAACAACATGCTTGTTATTAAGCACACATTCTTCTATTCTTTCCTTTGAAAACACGTGTAAAAGGTCCATAGCCAAATATAACAGCTTCTTTTGGCCATAATCCCTCTAGAATGTTGTTGTATTTGGACTGCTTGTTTTCACGTTTTCTTTCCAATAAACTTAAGGAATCATTGGAATGTTAATTACTcagggggaaaagaaagagcTGTTGATTTCCATCCCTTGCTGAAATAGGCTGCTTTAACTGAAGTGAAATGTTTGGATTTTGATACTATACAAAAGTCTGGTCACGATGTAAACATTACATTAATGTGAGTTTAATGACTAAACAATCAGAAGTAAAAACAACCAGTAGTGCCACATTTTACAATTATTTAGGCTAGAAAGTGTCACGAACAAACACATACGTTTCTAGTTACTGTGTCTTTGGACAGTAGATTACAGATTACATGAGAAAATGTCATGTGATTTCTTTGATCTTAAATGTAATGCactcaaagaaagagagaagtgccAATGTCAGTGTCACAGCATCGTCACAGGATATGTCATAACCACAACTGTGGTGTTCATCCCTTTGATTGTTGCGATGGCAATGTTTTGTGTTCTGACAGATCATTGAACCACCAGAGTCAAGAACATGAGTGGAGTCTTGAAAAGAAAATTTGCtgaggtggatgaggaggaccCATGTTAcgcctcttcctcatccttctcctccccctcctcctctgcttccttGGAATGGGAGTCTGACGGAATGAGCCTCTCAAGTGACGATCAAGACTTCACACCCAGTATCCCTGCCTCGCCCGCAACCAGTTTACCCAGTAAGAATTAATTATTTTTTCCTTCTTTGAAATTATGCAAACCTTTTATCTGGCTTATTGCCCATGAGTGTGTTTTAGGAGAGTCTCTTATCAGCCTGCACCAGTGCTGTTAGTAGTGCCTGATAAATGTGTACTGAAAGCTACTCTAGAGGGAGACCAGACATTTAATAATCCACAATGAAAGGCTCTGAGCTCATTGTAATGTCAAACTATTTGCTTAGGCAATAGTCTGTGGATTCAATTTGAATACGATAACACAAACTCCTTTTAAAACTCAAagcagtttcaaatgactgaatgtaaatatCGCTCAACTGTGATGTTGCTCAAAGACCTGGTAATGGTAATGGAAAATCAAGTTAACCTGGTTGTAGTAAAATAGTTGTGAAGGGTAAAGGGGTCAGTTACCACTTGGTTTTTTTTGGTCTTTCACTCAACCCTTGTAGCCATCTAGCTGTGCTCCCTCAGCTGAGTGACAGAACAAACAGTTCCCCAGTGAGTTGTGTCCTCTTtaggcagatagagagagagcagaactgGCTTGGTCAGCTCGTTTTCCTTGTTTACTGACCTCTGTCTCCAGAGTTCATTCTCAAGCGAGTGTAGTCATATGATTTGGTGTTACCAAGCTGCCGAGTGAACAGCTAACCTTATACAAATTTCTTGTAGCAGAAATGTTCTTAATACTTTTTTTCCAATATAAACGTAGAGTAAACTCCTACTAAACCTTGTGAAGATCTAATGATGGGTCTCACTGTTTTACAGATTCCATTCTTTTCATTACTCTGTCCTCATGCTTAGTGGTTAAATAACTGTTTATTCCTTGGTATTTCCTTTTAAAAAGTATGAAAAATGTACTCTTGACCATTTAGACAGCCACTGACTCACCTGTACTGTCATCTAGTGGCAACTTAGGAAACTGCACAAGAACAGATGTGCACACAAATGACCTTCCAAAATGTCTCTTCAGAGGCTTCATATCTCCAGTTTACCTGAACCTTCCTGGCCCAACCTAACTGACCCCCGCTACTGTAGTTCCACaactaataataatataattacattttctctCACCTTCTTTTCCTTCATCAGTTCGGTCCATTTTGAAAAAGGCCAAGCCCACACGTCGCCATGGCAGGGTCAGTTTTGACCTGGTGACGGTGTTCCTGTTCCAGCGCAGCCAGGGCTTCACCAGCGTGCCCAGCCGGGGGGGTGCCACCCTGGGCATGTTGAGGAGGCACAGTTCCCTCCGCAGGTACACACTGGAAGAGCACGCCCTGGATCGCCAGCACAGATGCAGGGAGAGGCTCAGAGAAAGACTCAGACAGGAGAAACTTAAGGAACTGAGGAACAAAGTGAGTAGACTTCCCCCCCAAAATTATGACAAATCTTAGACATCACCCAGAGAGACAACTTTCTtctactatatatatatatacttcatAGCAGAAGACCATTGGTCTGTTAAGTGACATATTCTACCTTACTTTACCAGATGACAACCAACGGAGCCATACTTCTGGAGGAAGCTAACAGACCATATATAGATCAAGTCCCAGACGAGGACCTTAACATCCACCTCAGTGATGCTGACCTAGAAGAAGGGGGCTTCCTGCATCCATACCCATCCAAGCAGAGACAAGCCCTGCTCAGGGCCGCAGGGGTAAAGCGTATcgacagggaggagaagagacagcTGCACGCTCTGCGTCTCTCCAGGGAGGAGTGTGGCTGCGACTGCCAGGGTTTCTGTGAGCCGGAGACGTGCGCATGCAGCCTGGCAGGCATCAAGTGCCAGGTACGGCAGGagaaataataaacaaaactgTTGCTAGTTTGGACGTCGTTTATGGATGAGATGTTTGAAATGCATTTACATTTGCATAAATGCATCACATTTATTCTTAAGGACTAAACATCTATAGATTCAACAGCTATAGCAACTATTCTCAAAACGATATTCTAAAAAGCTTTTCATAACGATGTTCTTTGCTCACGTGCTTTCCTACAGATGGACCGCTCCAGCTTCCCATGCGGCTGCACAAGGGACGGCTGTGGCAACACTAATGGCCGAGTGGAGTTCAACTCCAGACGTGTGCAGACTCACTACCTCCACACTGTCATGAGGCTAGAATTGGAGAGGAGACTGCAAGATGATGACACACCCAACTGCCTGGACCAGAAAAGGGTTCCACTCAAGGACCAGGAGAACCCGAAGGAAGAGGACCAAGACCAGGATGAGCAACAGCATGTCCAGGAGAAGAGCTGCCCCTTTGGGTTAACTACAGAGGATAATGGCCTTCATCTCACAATCCCCACCACCCCTATGTTCCATTTCAGTATGGAGCTGGCTGTGGTGGGGGAAAACAGCTGCAGTAGTGACATGTCCTGTTCCTCTGCCAACAGCGAAGACTCGGAGTCTGGGGGAACACCTCTTGTCAACCAGCCTCTGCTtgaggagggggatgaaggaCTGGTCCGCATGCTCAAACTCTCTGACTCAGAAACCGAGGACTGCTCTATGGGAACTGACAGTGAGGCTAGGCACATCAAACAGTCATATCAATGTTTCAATAACTCGGGGAAGTATGCTGTCACAAACGCAGCCAATTCTCACACCGACAAAAGTATTGCCTCTTGCCAAGCAGAGTACCTAGATGAAAATGCTAACCAAGACGCCACACGGTTCGCTACCAGTCCTATTCAAGAGTATCCTaacactccctctccttccattGACTACTCATCAAACAGCTATATGGacctcagcctctcctcagaATCAGACCTGGAGTTCTTTGACAACTTCCCTGACTATAGTTCTGGCCCTCTTCACAAGTCTTTCAAAGGACACACTTACCCAGACAACTTTCACTATCTGCAGTTGCTAAGCCCACCACATCACCCACAGTACGATGAGACAAGTACTCACCTCCTGGAGTCTTTGATAGGCTTATCTGAACCTACCCCAGAACCAAATTCTTCGTTTACTGACAGTCAACTATTTGAAGTGATCCAGTAACCAACTGGCAATGTTTCATGAGAAGTGATACACGCATGGATATTAATTAGCATAAAACCTGAATAGAgcacagttttgtatttttctaCAATTTATTACATACCATTTGTACAGTAATTTTTAAGGACATGTACTTTTATACATGTATATTTGTACTTTTTAGTAGGCTAATTGTTTTAAATGTGATTGGAAAAGAGGAACATTTGCTCATGCTTACTCATATCTGAAAGTCAAATAGTGTATAACATGCATTAGAGATGGATAATATTGATATTGATCTATTGTCTATCTATAGCTCTATTTAATATTTAATACATTGTTTGACAGTTTCTGCACTTATTTATCAGTCAAAAAAAGTATAATTTATGAATTTATGGAGTGTCTGGTGGGTTTTATTTAAAATTGTTATAATTTATGTTCAACATGAAAAGGCTACTCAATGGGAGTTTAAGAGAAGAGATCTTTGTTTCCAAATGAGTCTCAAACTTCAGCAGTTAGTCAAATACCAGTGGTGCTGAGGGCATTTAGAACTTACTTTATATAatttaatatttgtatttatttgttagaGCAATACAGAATAATTAAATTATCATCATTCTCATTTATTTATACCCAGTGCTCTAGTTTATATATAGCAAGGGCATACATGTCTATTGTACTTAGTACCAGATACAAAACGTATATTCTATATACATTTATTCTGTTTGTATAAACACCAACTACAGAACCCATCATCACTGGGTGAAGTGTGTGAGAAATGTCTCTATGGACTGATttttgtgtacctgtgtgttccTCTTGGTCAGTCGATATTTTGTTTCATTccaataaatattttatttgtcaATCATCTTCTTTTGTATCCAATAATCTGTCTTTCTGAACGGAGGCGGCTGTAGTGCTTTTGGTACACGTGTGCACCCATACTTGTAGGCTACTGTGGTAACAACACCATGGGTGACCAATTATTTATCATGGTAAATATATAGATCACATTGTGCTTATTTCAGTATACACTTTCAGAACATTTGGGTATTCAAGATCTGTATTAGGCTCCTGTGGGAGATTTCCACTGTAATATCTGATCGGCTGTTAAGTGACCGGTTATCGCTCGCATCACCTGGTGTTGTTCGTTGGCATCGTTTTCGACTACTCGGGACTTACGAGATAGATTGACGGGACAAGATGGCCACGAAGCATTAGGAATTCCTTAGCTGCAGTCATTTACAGCCTAGGCGAAATATAATTTTGATATTTTAGCATTCTTTCAATATGGGGTTGTCTCAAAGCTCAGGTGCATCGGAAGGAGGAACGGATGGATATCACGTGCATGGGGTAAATATTGAGATCTTGACATACACTTACATTTTCGTTGGAGGGTGACGTTTCCAATTGCCAAATTGCTAGCTTGCTAGCATAAGGCGAAGAAGGGCCTGCCGAAATTATGAAGTGGCAGAAGATGTCGAGTAAATTCAGTTCATAATCATGACAAAGTGTTGCCCATCATACCTACACAAAACAATGTATTTTTACGTACAATAAAATAGTTTAATTGAACTGAGCATCATTTTAATGCAAGGCGCTCTCGCCACAACGAGAAAAACAGCATTCCTCATGATATCGTGAAAGCCTCACAAAATGTATGTAACAAGCAAATTCTGATACTGCTGTGACGAGCACACTTGAAGCCTAGAGCCTATTAGAAACCTTCTTGTATATagtaatgtttttgttgttgtttttgtttgttttcatatATGTTGTATACAACAAATGATACATTTCATCgactattttttttattgtggtTTATGTCCTATAGGTTCAGGAGAATTCGCCTGCAGAGAAAGCTGGTTTGAATCCCTTTTTCGACTTCATAATATCTCTGGATAATCATAGACTTGTAAGTCAGTCCACTTACCATACTGTACCTGTAGTCATATTGGAGGAAGTGCAATGCACGTAGAAAATTCAGttgaagaaaacaaaataaattatttgtttatttacctcAACTTCTTTGCTGCAGAACCAGGAAAATGACCTCCTCAAGGAACTTCTGAAGGTTAACATGGAGAAGTCTGTGAAGATGGAGGTCTACAGTACAAGGACCATGATATTgcgggaggtggaggtggtgccCAGCAGTATGTGGGGAGGACAGGGTCTGCTTGGGGCAAGTGTCCGCTTCTGCAGTtggcaaggagccaatgaaaaCGTCTGGCATGTACTGGTAAGTTGGGGTTCATCAGACTGCTGTGGGCTTGGTGATGAGGGCTTAAGGTGAATTAGATAGTTCTTCTAAAATGCACTGTCCCATAATGAATTGTGTTTCCACTCCTAGGATGTGGATGTGAATTCACCAGCTGCTCTGGCAGGCCTTCAACCCCACGGTGACTTCATTGTGGGAGCGGACCAGGTGTTGCAAGATGTAAGAATCATCGTTTTTTTCCCCCGTCTTATCTTCTACTATCTTCAGGTGAAATGCTTTCATATTGTTTGAGTCTTTAACCCGTAACTCTCCGTCGTGTCATGTTGATTTGCATTTCCCCAGTCGGAAGACTTCTTCTCATTGGTTGAGGCCCATGAAGGGAAGCCCCTAAAGCTGCTGGTGTACAACACTGAGACAGATGCCTGCCGTGAGGTGGTCGTCACACCCAACTcagcctggggaggagagggcaggtacGCCATCCACATCAGTACATGTGGCACAGGTAGCACCATGAGCTGTCAGTGCACAGGAAACTGAATGTGTGCTCTGTTGCCTGCAGTCTGGGTTGCGGCATCGGCTATGGATACTTGCATCGGATCCCAGCTCAATCCCAGCTCACGACACAGAAACAGGAAATGCCCtttgccccccctcctgaaaATATGGACTCCCCAGAGATGCCTACCAATGGATACACTGAGGTATGAAGCCACTTCCTTTCAGGCATCAGGTGAAACTGGCTGCTACCTTTTGGTGCCCACAACTCACTGTGATGCGGTTTCATGTCCAGTGAAGTCCAAAAAGTAGACCCTCCCGAAGCTACTCGATGTCACGTGGAGGGGGGTTGGACATTGTCTTGTTCATCAATGTTTACATGAGGGAACACTCAGGTCACAAGCTTCAACTGTGCTGTCTCTTCAGGCATCCCTGGTGGCAGCCTCTGGTCAGCCCATCCAGGGTGAGGAGCTCAAAGACCTAGAGGACCTCAACCTCCAGGACAGCCATCTGCCCCCACCCATCCAGAGAGTAATGGACCCAGGTACAATCACAGAAGTTCAGTCTCCAGTTATAGGTGAAGTAATTGATCATTTGCATGGCAAGGCAACATTACGTTAATTGGATAATTTTTTGCATCTGATTCTGAACACTTTCAGCTTCTGTAACCGTTCAAAACCTTACGTTGGCTAACTTTTAATTTTTTGAGTGCTTGCTGTGCTGCTACTTGCTTGTTGACTTGGTTCATGTTGTCTCCCCCAGATGGCAGTAATTGTAACATAAGTGTTTGTTTTCCAAGGCTTCTCTGAATCTGAGGTGGCTTTCATGAACTCTGACCCCTCGGACATGGCAGACAGGCTGGACCTGTCCGTCTCATCCATTGACATGACCAACACATCTCTGGCTGTGCATGAGGAGAAGGACATCGACAACATCTCTGGTATTGGTATGTTTCTGTTGAGAGAAGGAACATACCATTGTATATTGCATTGTCTGGACATGTTATGTTTCACATGGTAATACATTGAATAAAACAGGCTGTGAACAAATACTCATGTTAAAACAGTGTCGCTTAAGGGGAGGTGTTTGTGCAATACAGCATGTCCGTATTGTGATgctgatttgatgtttccttctgTTCCACAGAGGAGCTAGGGGAAAATGAGCTGCCTTTCTCACCACCTGACAAACAGATGGAGGAAGA encodes:
- the LOC124472149 gene encoding cysteine/serine-rich nuclear protein 1-like, which codes for MSGVLKRKFAEVDEEDPCYASSSSFSSPSSSASLEWESDGMSLSSDDQDFTPSIPASPATSLPIRSILKKAKPTRRHGRVSFDLVTVFLFQRSQGFTSVPSRGGATLGMLRRHSSLRRYTLEEHALDRQHRCRERLRERLRQEKLKELRNKMTTNGAILLEEANRPYIDQVPDEDLNIHLSDADLEEGGFLHPYPSKQRQALLRAAGVKRIDREEKRQLHALRLSREECGCDCQGFCEPETCACSLAGIKCQMDRSSFPCGCTRDGCGNTNGRVEFNSRRVQTHYLHTVMRLELERRLQDDDTPNCLDQKRVPLKDQENPKEEDQDQDEQQHVQEKSCPFGLTTEDNGLHLTIPTTPMFHFSMELAVVGENSCSSDMSCSSANSEDSESGGTPLVNQPLLEEGDEGLVRMLKLSDSETEDCSMGTDSEARHIKQSYQCFNNSGKYAVTNAANSHTDKSIASCQAEYLDENANQDATRFATSPIQEYPNTPSPSIDYSSNSYMDLSLSSESDLEFFDNFPDYSSGPLHKSFKGHTYPDNFHYLQLLSPPHHPQYDETSTHLLESLIGLSEPTPEPNSSFTDSQLFEVIQ
- the gorasp1a gene encoding Golgi reassembly-stacking protein 1a isoform X2, whose product is MGLSQSSGASEGGTDGYHVHGVQENSPAEKAGLNPFFDFIISLDNHRLNQENDLLKELLKVNMEKSVKMEVYSTRTMILREVEVVPSSMWGGQGLLGASVRFCSWQGANENVWHVLDVDVNSPAALAGLQPHGDFIVGADQVLQDSEDFFSLVEAHEGKPLKLLVYNTETDACREVVVTPNSAWGGEGSLGCGIGYGYLHRIPAQSQLTTQKQEMPFAPPPENMDSPEMPTNGYTEASLVAASGQPIQGEELKDLEDLNLQDSHLPPPIQRVMDPGTITEVQSPVIGFSESEVAFMNSDPSDMADRLDLSVSSIDMTNTSLAVHEEKDIDNISEELGENELPFSPPDKQMEEDAPQSISQAAVDLTSPLASAITSSDTPTESPIPPPESPDLVEESITPPIESNDPPTNLPDVSLDQDMEESLPPTEPPVPVPDPDLPSLPSVNLLPTQPVDPPSIDDSTSQDILDGPEPDVISSVEEPVESGAVEPDQQCCHDDEEIHLDTAVEEPSLE
- the gorasp1a gene encoding Golgi reassembly-stacking protein 1a isoform X1, giving the protein MGLSQSSGASEGGTDGYHVHGVQENSPAEKAGLNPFFDFIISLDNHRLNQENDLLKELLKVNMEKSVKMEVYSTRTMILREVEVVPSSMWGGQGLLGASVRFCSWQGANENVWHVLDVDVNSPAALAGLQPHGDFIVGADQVLQDSEDFFSLVEAHEGKPLKLLVYNTETDACREVVVTPNSAWGGEGSLGCGIGYGYLHRIPAQSQLTTQKQEMPFAPPPENMDSPEMPTNGYTEASLVAASGQPIQGEELKDLEDLNLQDSHLPPPIQRVMDPGTITEVQSPVIGFSESEVAFMNSDPSDMADRLDLSVSSIDMTNTSLAVHEEKDIDNISGIEELGENELPFSPPDKQMEEDAPQSISQAAVDLTSPLASAITSSDTPTESPIPPPESPDLVEESITPPIESNDPPTNLPDVSLDQDMEESLPPTEPPVPVPDPDLPSLPSVNLLPTQPVDPPSIDDSTSQDILDGPEPDVISSVEEPVESGAVEPDQQCCHDDEEIHLDTAVEEPSLE
- the gorasp1a gene encoding Golgi reassembly-stacking protein 1a isoform X3 codes for the protein MGLSQSSGASEGGTDGYHVHGVQENSPAEKAGLNPFFDFIISLDNHRLNQENDLLKELLKVNMEKSVKMEVYSTRTMILREVEVVPSSMWGGQGLLGASVRFCSWQGANENVWHVLDVDVNSPAALAGLQPHGDFIVGADQVLQDSEDFFSLVEAHEGKPLKLLVYNTETDACREVVVTPNSAWGGEGSLGCGIGYGYLHRIPAQSQLTTQKQEMPFAPPPENMDSPEMPTNGYTEASLVAASGQPIQGEELKDLEDLNLQDSHLPPPIQRVMDPGFSESEVAFMNSDPSDMADRLDLSVSSIDMTNTSLAVHEEKDIDNISGIEELGENELPFSPPDKQMEEDAPQSISQAAVDLTSPLASAITSSDTPTESPIPPPESPDLVEESITPPIESNDPPTNLPDVSLDQDMEESLPPTEPPVPVPDPDLPSLPSVNLLPTQPVDPPSIDDSTSQDILDGPEPDVISSVEEPVESGAVEPDQQCCHDDEEIHLDTAVEEPSLE